The Burkholderia cepacia genomic interval CGCGCCGCGTCACCGTGTACTGGTAGTTCTCCTGCAGCAGGCCGACGGCCTTGTCGATCACGTCCTGCCGGCGCGCGGACAGTTCCTCCCAGCCGACCGGGTGGCTCGTGTGGCTGATGCTGGTGAGGAGCCGGAATTCGGTCTGCAGCGACTGCCCTGAGAACATCGTGAACGCGAGCGAGCGTTCGAGCCGCTTGATCAGCGTCGACTTGCCCGCGCCCTTGTTCGCCTGGATCGTGAGGTGCGGCCAGAAGCCGAGCAGCGCCTTCAGGTGGCCGCCGAGCGCCCACACGAGCGGGATCGTCGCGGCGTTCTGCCGGAACGTCGTCTGGTACGCGGCGATCACGCGGCGCGCGTCGCTGGCGAGGCCGCTCGGGAACGTCAGGTTGTGATACGGGCACTGCTTGTCCGCTTCGGTGAAGTAGCAGTCCGGGCCTTCGTTGACGATCAGCCGGCCGTCGCGCCATGCGAGCCCGACGAAGTTCGCGGCCTGGCGCGCGCCGAGATCCGCGCCGCGCTCGAGGATGTTCACCATCCGCTTGAACGGCGCCGGCGCCCAGATCGGGCCGAACTTGCCCCACTGGTCGACGTTGTGCAGCTGGTCGTCGAGCATCACGCGGCGGATGAGCTGCGCGCCGTGGCGCGGCGCCTGCACCGACACGGCGAAGTAGACGGTCGGCGCCTGGTCGGCGTCGCCCGTCATCGTCGACGTCGCGCTCGCGACCGACACGCGGCTGATGCCGGCGATGCGGAAACCGCACAGATCAGTCATGACCGGCGTTTCGACGCCCGATTCCTCGTTGCGGTCCATCTTCGTGATGTAGCTGGTGAAGTCCGGCCGCACGCGGAAGCGCCAGTACTGCGCGAAGTCGTGCGGCGGCAGGAAGATGCGCGGCCGGCCGCGGCGCGTCGCGTCGCCGGGCAGGCCCGCGATCAGCCACGGCTCGAGCTGCTCGAGCGCGCGCGCCAGCTCGGCCGGGCCTCGCAGCTGCAGGAAGTCGTTCACGTCGTTGATCGGCTTCTGCGTCGTCTCGCCGTTCGCGAGGTCCGCGAGCCAGCCGGCCTGGTCGACCAGCACCGCGCTGACGTTCAACGCAGTGAGCCGCTCGTGCAGCGCCCACGCGGCTTCCGGGCCGGGGCGGTGGCCGGCGCGCGGGTGGCCGTCCGCGAACGGCGCGTCGTTGTCGAGGCAGATCACGACGTGCTTGCCGCGCAGGAACGCGAAATCGATGCGCTCGACGTTCGCGAGGCCGCGCAGCGCGAGCGCGGCGGTGCCGGGCAGCGCGCAGGTGTCGACCGACAGCGCGTTGATCGCGCTTTCGACGATGATCACGCGCTTCGCGCTGTCGAGCCGGCGCGCGTCGGCGGTCCAGCCGTAGCCGGCCTTGTCGCCCTGGGTCTGCGTCTTGACGCCGCCGTTCAGCGCGGGATCGACGTAGCGCATGTCGACCGCGACGACGCGCGCGTCGCCCGGCGCGCGCACCACGAATGCGGCGGCTGGGCCGCCGTGGCCGACTTCGCCGGCGGCGACCTTCGGGCTCGTCCACGTGTTGAAGCCGAGCGTGCGCGCGGCGATCGCGGCGTC includes:
- a CDS encoding toprim domain-containing protein, producing the protein MASIDQLKRHIDLHDLAGRLGLKRGRGGERALYHSPRHEDRSPSLSIYVNHPKHGTGWRDHSADAGGSCIDLVIHARGGTVADAVRYLHDAYGLPPERPAPAERREKSTVEYIADRCFAERDRVRGYLGGRGIAAPAIDAAIAARTLGFNTWTSPKVAAGEVGHGGPAAAFVVRAPGDARVVAVDMRYVDPALNGGVKTQTQGDKAGYGWTADARRLDSAKRVIIVESAINALSVDTCALPGTAALALRGLANVERIDFAFLRGKHVVICLDNDAPFADGHPRAGHRPGPEAAWALHERLTALNVSAVLVDQAGWLADLANGETTQKPINDVNDFLQLRGPAELARALEQLEPWLIAGLPGDATRRGRPRIFLPPHDFAQYWRFRVRPDFTSYITKMDRNEESGVETPVMTDLCGFRIAGISRVSVASATSTMTGDADQAPTVYFAVSVQAPRHGAQLIRRVMLDDQLHNVDQWGKFGPIWAPAPFKRMVNILERGADLGARQAANFVGLAWRDGRLIVNEGPDCYFTEADKQCPYHNLTFPSGLASDARRVIAAYQTTFRQNAATIPLVWALGGHLKALLGFWPHLTIQANKGAGKSTLIKRLERSLAFTMFSGQSLQTEFRLLTSISHTSHPVGWEELSARRQDVIDKAVGLLQENYQYTVTRRGADMTEYLLCAPVMLAGEDVPVRSLLGKLVRTTLTGKRGPLLPDDLPRFPVRQWLEFLAGLDKRAVADQYTTLRDRALASCRASGEDDGARRMAGNYAAVALAWRYLCEFAGMDPSEGDFPRDLIAEMNGHVAETSADREPWVWIMETVLSEIDGGNYKHPYTFDTVDGEFCLLLRTGHVMDHLAHTSALRDKWNGLPVKSDRVFKAQLKHAGVVVGEKEVERRIYMRRVPYLTPVSLERLAAFGLHVSVREDLASDAMHGGRA